A genomic window from Methanobacterium sp. BRmetb2 includes:
- a CDS encoding NAD(P)-dependent alcohol dehydrogenase, which translates to MKAIVCTKYGPPDVLKLKEVEKPIPKDNEVLIRIHAATVTAGDCEIRRFQMPTWLWIPARIGFGFTGPRKKILGQELAGEIEEIGKDVKRFRKGAQVFAFTGFSLGAYAEYACVSEEGVLAEKPVNMTYEEAATVPMGGIIALHYLKKGNIQSGDKVLINGASGSIGTIAVHFAKYLGAEVTGVCSTTNLDMVRSIGADHVIDYAKEDFTDRGETYHVIFDVVGKSPFSNSLKSLKRNGSYLLGNPGISQMVRGRWAGVTSNNRVISGTESAKNEDLILLKGLMESGGIDAVIDRRYTLEQTAEAHKYVEKGHKKGNVIITVGNDTSKMVDGDWNY; encoded by the coding sequence ATGAAAGCTATTGTTTGCACGAAATACGGACCTCCAGATGTTCTTAAGTTGAAAGAGGTAGAAAAACCCATTCCAAAAGACAATGAAGTGCTAATAAGAATACATGCTGCAACTGTAACTGCAGGGGACTGTGAGATTCGAAGATTCCAGATGCCTACTTGGTTATGGATCCCGGCACGAATAGGATTTGGTTTCACAGGACCAAGGAAAAAAATATTAGGACAGGAGCTTGCCGGAGAAATTGAAGAGATAGGTAAAGATGTTAAACGATTCAGGAAAGGGGCACAGGTTTTTGCATTTACAGGTTTCAGTTTAGGTGCTTATGCCGAATATGCATGCGTCTCAGAAGAGGGGGTGTTGGCTGAAAAACCAGTTAACATGACCTACGAGGAAGCTGCTACTGTTCCTATGGGTGGAATTATAGCATTGCATTATTTAAAGAAAGGAAATATCCAGAGTGGAGATAAGGTTCTGATCAATGGTGCATCAGGTAGTATTGGCACGATAGCAGTGCATTTTGCCAAGTATTTAGGAGCAGAAGTTACTGGTGTATGCAGTACTACAAATTTGGACATGGTGCGATCCATTGGTGCAGATCATGTCATTGATTACGCTAAAGAAGATTTCACCGATAGAGGAGAGACTTATCATGTTATTTTTGACGTAGTTGGAAAAAGTCCGTTCTCAAACAGCCTAAAATCACTTAAAAGAAATGGAAGCTATCTTTTAGGCAATCCGGGGATCTCGCAGATGGTTCGGGGGCGATGGGCTGGAGTCACAAGCAACAACAGGGTTATAAGTGGAACAGAAAGTGCAAAGAATGAAGATTTAATATTACTAAAAGGACTTATGGAATCTGGAGGCATAGATGCAGTTATTGATAGACGTTATACTTTGGAACAGACTGCTGAAGCCCACAAGTATGTGGAAAAAGGACATAAGAAGGGTAATGTGATCATAACTGTGGGTAATGATACATCTAAAATGGTTGATGGGGATTGGAATTATTAA
- a CDS encoding ABC transporter ATP-binding protein, with amino-acid sequence MKAIETKNLTKKFGSLTAVNKVNLEVDQGEIFGLLGPNGAGKSTFISMLCTILKPSSGTALVEGYDILKEASKVRRSIGIVFQDPSIDDRLTGMENMEMHADLYDVPRDVMHSRIEEVLQLVELEDRSSNYVNTYSGGMRRRLEIARSLIHYPKVLFLDEPTIGLDPQSREYIWNYIKDLKEQENITIILTTHYMEEADKLCDRIAIIDQSKIIALDTPKTLKDELGGETIIIESSDNDLLSNKIEDAKLADNILKTENELNLCVKNAHTTLARIVELAVSVGVYINNISIREPDLNDVFMHFTGKKIRDGGGSKELRGMGAILRRRIK; translated from the coding sequence ATGAAAGCGATAGAGACTAAAAATTTGACAAAAAAGTTCGGAAGCCTCACAGCAGTGAATAAAGTAAATTTAGAAGTAGATCAGGGTGAAATATTTGGATTACTAGGTCCAAATGGTGCTGGTAAAAGTACATTCATCTCCATGTTATGTACTATTTTAAAGCCTTCATCTGGCACAGCCCTGGTGGAAGGCTATGATATCTTGAAAGAAGCATCAAAGGTGCGGCGTTCGATAGGCATAGTCTTCCAGGATCCGAGTATTGATGATAGACTTACAGGCATGGAAAACATGGAAATGCACGCTGATCTGTATGATGTACCCCGGGATGTGATGCACTCCAGAATAGAGGAGGTACTGCAATTAGTTGAATTAGAAGATCGCTCTTCAAATTATGTTAACACTTATTCTGGGGGTATGAGGAGGCGATTGGAGATAGCGAGGAGTTTGATTCATTATCCTAAAGTGTTATTCTTGGATGAACCTACTATCGGGTTGGATCCACAAAGTCGAGAGTATATCTGGAATTATATAAAAGATTTAAAAGAACAGGAGAATATAACTATAATTCTTACCACCCATTACATGGAAGAAGCAGATAAACTCTGTGATAGAATAGCCATTATTGATCAAAGCAAGATCATTGCCTTGGACACACCTAAAACACTTAAGGATGAATTGGGTGGCGAGACTATCATTATCGAGTCCAGTGATAATGATCTTTTATCTAATAAGATTGAAGACGCTAAACTTGCTGATAACATCCTTAAAACAGAGAATGAACTTAATTTATGTGTTAAAAATGCCCATACTACCTTGGCACGTATCGTTGAGTTGGCAGTTTCAGTTGGTGTGTATATCAACAATATTTCCATAAGAGAACCTGATTTAAATGATGTTTTCATGCATTTTACAGGTAAAAAAATTCGTGATGGTGGTGGTAGTAAAGAACTTAGAGGTATGGGAGCTATACTTAGGAGGAGGATAAAATAA
- a CDS encoding methyltransferase type 11 yields MLTGFKLRMLNRRASSPKNKPLKIIEKLNIEKGMVVGDVGTGGGYFAIEFSKKVGQKGKVYAIDINKEFLDFISDNIEKKGIKNIEIKLANPYNLNLPGKSVDLFFQRNVFHHLSEPLEYFKNIKKILKDNGRIAIIDYKKKKFSFTGLFGHYTSKNTLIETMDSAGFSPLENFDFLQDQLFIIFESKS; encoded by the coding sequence ATGTTAACAGGGTTTAAATTAAGAATGTTAAACAGAAGAGCGTCTTCACCAAAAAATAAACCATTAAAAATAATAGAAAAACTTAATATAGAGAAAGGAATGGTTGTTGGGGATGTAGGAACTGGTGGAGGATACTTTGCCATTGAATTTTCTAAAAAAGTGGGACAAAAAGGTAAAGTTTATGCCATCGATATAAATAAGGAATTTCTTGATTTTATATCTGATAATATCGAAAAAAAAGGAATAAAAAATATTGAAATTAAACTGGCTAATCCATATAATTTAAATTTACCTGGAAAAAGTGTGGATCTGTTTTTTCAAAGAAATGTATTCCATCATCTATCAGAACCACTTGAATATTTTAAAAATATCAAAAAAATTCTTAAAGACAATGGTAGGATAGCTATTATTGATTATAAAAAGAAAAAATTTAGTTTCACCGGGTTATTTGGCCATTATACATCAAAAAATACTCTTATTGAAACAATGGATAGTGCTGGATTTTCACCTTTAGAAAATTTTGATTTTTTACAGGATCAGTTATTCATAATATTTGAAAGTAAATCCTAA
- a CDS encoding MarR family transcriptional regulator, whose protein sequence is MTQEIELVESIDKISGLIEKLKSEILTGDLKEYTLRQLYYIELINKYENISISEISRMLEVKKSTVSIAINHLIEQGIVIKVQSTTDKRFYFLKLTPKGKNIIKIHMQVHKNAIKRILEILNKEEVDKFIKIVNKLTTSGL, encoded by the coding sequence ATGACCCAAGAGATTGAACTGGTAGAATCCATTGATAAAATAAGTGGATTAATTGAAAAATTAAAATCAGAAATTCTTACTGGGGATTTAAAAGAATATACACTGCGACAACTTTATTATATTGAATTAATTAATAAATACGAAAATATAAGCATCTCTGAAATATCTAGAATGTTAGAAGTCAAAAAATCAACTGTGTCTATCGCTATTAACCATTTGATAGAACAGGGGATAGTAATTAAGGTCCAGTCAACCACAGATAAACGCTTTTATTTCCTCAAATTAACACCAAAAGGGAAAAATATAATTAAAATACATATGCAAGTTCATAAAAATGCAATTAAACGTATTTTAGAAATTTTAAATAAAGAAGAAGTTGATAAATTCATTAAAATTGTAAACAAACTCACCACATCAGGATTATAA
- a CDS encoding cell surface protein: protein MGSCFGVSEVTAAQWNVGDGQDYTTIQEAINNENTLDDDIINVYSGIYTEDVVVNKKLTIQANMGDNVELKPTNTGFTLVNDATGDGSGSTIYGFKITNSPTGIGVNISADNCNVEGNEIIGGKTGIVVSNSNNTIINNVIFGQSENGVLGNLTGGFFTFNGNVVSNIIGAGSANGITITINGTLIDLTAIGNTISNIAAFGGSAFGIQIGKSKGADGNPEVDNVTNLTVNKNIITDINSYSANGAVIGMELVCNSINVLISENKLSNLNGVSGSSIFGLEAAIIGTGPVYVSKNQVSQIVADEQAAGIVIISFGNLKLEDNKVSNIYNAKAAIGILGVGLGNSAHLENNIVSDINSPNIAAGIVGTALKDLFMLHNTVNQVKGANEVAMITIGFNNTVVKGNNLEGDGSGIGIVTCSPNGIITYNRIVNFNHYIQNFLFSSFGPSIDEMLKPIDDAIKNHPELKPILQPIRDDLDKLFHQLENSHTTATYNWYGTNKPDNNKFFKGNGTLIYSPWLVLTIKAVPSTIYAGQTSIIAADVYRDSAGGDHSANTAQFFSGSRVTFTTNLGSVGSKSITVPWINGRAIATLTADEGPGIAKVTASDYQTVQTFVNILAGSKTNKTVGMQKTGMPVQGLILAILIVLCSLAVTGRK from the coding sequence ATGGGGTCATGTTTTGGAGTAAGTGAAGTAACTGCTGCCCAGTGGAATGTTGGTGATGGTCAGGATTATACCACTATTCAAGAGGCAATAAACAATGAAAACACTCTTGATGATGATATAATAAATGTATATTCTGGTATATATACTGAAGATGTTGTGGTAAACAAAAAATTGACTATTCAAGCCAATATGGGTGATAATGTAGAATTAAAACCCACAAACACAGGATTCACGCTAGTAAACGATGCAACCGGTGATGGCAGTGGAAGCACCATATACGGGTTCAAAATAACTAATTCCCCCACAGGAATAGGTGTTAATATCAGTGCAGACAACTGTAATGTTGAAGGTAATGAAATTATCGGGGGTAAAACAGGAATCGTGGTTTCAAATAGTAATAATACAATAATTAATAATGTTATATTTGGTCAATCAGAAAATGGAGTTCTAGGAAATCTTACTGGGGGTTTCTTCACATTTAATGGAAACGTTGTATCAAACATAATTGGCGCAGGATCAGCAAATGGTATTACGATTACTATTAACGGAACTTTAATTGATTTAACAGCGATAGGTAATACTATTTCAAACATAGCTGCATTCGGTGGCAGTGCATTCGGAATTCAAATTGGAAAAAGCAAAGGCGCCGATGGAAATCCTGAAGTGGATAACGTCACGAATTTGACAGTTAATAAAAATATAATTACTGACATTAATAGTTACAGTGCTAACGGTGCTGTTATAGGGATGGAATTAGTTTGCAACAGTATAAACGTTTTAATATCAGAGAACAAATTGTCTAATTTAAATGGTGTTAGTGGTAGCTCAATTTTTGGATTGGAAGCTGCCATTATTGGCACGGGGCCTGTATATGTTTCTAAAAATCAAGTATCCCAAATAGTTGCAGATGAACAGGCAGCAGGAATTGTGATTATCTCATTTGGTAATTTGAAATTAGAAGATAATAAGGTATCGAATATTTATAATGCCAAAGCAGCCATAGGAATTCTGGGCGTTGGATTAGGGAACAGTGCCCATTTAGAAAATAACATAGTTTCTGATATTAACTCACCCAATATAGCAGCTGGTATTGTAGGCACGGCATTAAAGGATCTTTTCATGTTGCATAATACAGTAAATCAGGTCAAAGGCGCTAATGAAGTGGCTATGATAACTATTGGTTTTAATAATACAGTTGTCAAAGGAAACAATCTTGAAGGGGATGGATCAGGGATAGGAATTGTAACATGTTCTCCTAATGGAATAATTACTTATAATCGGATTGTAAACTTCAATCATTACATTCAAAACTTTTTATTTTCGTCTTTCGGGCCTAGTATTGATGAAATGCTTAAGCCTATTGATGATGCCATCAAAAATCATCCTGAACTTAAACCCATTCTACAGCCAATCAGAGATGATTTAGATAAGCTTTTCCATCAATTGGAAAACAGCCATACTACTGCTACCTATAACTGGTATGGAACTAATAAGCCGGACAATAATAAATTCTTTAAGGGTAATGGAACTCTCATTTACTCTCCATGGTTGGTTTTAACTATCAAAGCAGTTCCATCCACGATATATGCTGGTCAAACTTCAATTATTGCTGCTGATGTTTATAGGGATTCAGCAGGTGGTGATCATAGTGCAAATACTGCTCAATTCTTCAGTGGGTCACGAGTAACTTTTACAACAAATTTAGGTAGTGTGGGAAGTAAGTCTATTACAGTTCCTTGGATTAATGGACGTGCAATTGCCACTTTAACTGCAGATGAGGGGCCAGGAATTGCTAAAGTAACTGCATCAGACTATCAAACTGTCCAAACATTTGTTAACATCCTAGCAGGATCAAAGACAAATAAAACAGTAGGAATGCAAAAAACTGGAATGCCAGTTCAGGGACTAATACTTGCAATTCTGATAGTTTTATGTAGTTTAGCAGTAACCGGGAGAAAATAG
- a CDS encoding flavodoxin (An electron-transfer protein; flavodoxin binds one FMN molecule, which serves as a redox-active prosthetic group), which produces MEKNEKKSENSLPMKSLIILCSYHHHNTEKIAKVFAKVLDAEIETPNQVNPEKLQEYDLLGFGSGIYSAKHHESLLELTYELKEVDNKKAFLFSTAGITGKSKAFKDHTALREKLELKGYIIVDEFQCKGFNTNSFLKLFGGMNRGRPNADDLKNAEEFAVNLKKNFNLI; this is translated from the coding sequence ATGGAAAAGAACGAAAAAAAGTCCGAAAATTCGTTGCCAATGAAATCTCTCATAATTTTGTGTTCATATCATCACCATAATACTGAGAAGATAGCTAAAGTCTTCGCGAAGGTTTTAGATGCAGAAATAGAAACACCAAACCAGGTTAACCCTGAAAAACTTCAAGAGTATGATCTTTTAGGTTTTGGTTCAGGGATTTATAGTGCAAAGCATCATGAATCCCTGCTTGAACTTACTTATGAATTGAAGGAAGTAGATAATAAGAAAGCATTCCTTTTTTCAACTGCCGGAATAACGGGGAAATCCAAAGCTTTCAAAGATCACACCGCCCTTAGGGAAAAACTAGAACTGAAAGGCTACATTATTGTCGATGAATTTCAATGCAAAGGTTTTAACACCAATAGTTTTCTTAAATTATTTGGGGGAATGAATAGGGGTAGACCTAATGCTGATGATCTTAAAAATGCTGAAGAGTTTGCAGTGAATCTTAAAAAAAACTTTAATCTTATTTGA
- a CDS encoding ferredoxin, with the protein MEIYYFSGTGNSLYVARELQKRIPDISLIPLISLLNKDNIQTNFESIGFVFPIHLTMAPWVVLKFLDNLNLQGAEYIFAIATRAGTQHRAFKDLENILKRKGKILDSYFTLNMASNDPKRENWHAATEKEISALENEVQNNLDYIQKIVLNKEKSQEEDNSYTDPVPAFSLLSWIFPHVNRLYSADFYSDSNCVGCGTCEKVCLSGKIKMDNGKPVWQKDVHCFLCNACLNYCPNQAVQIKSSSFYKIYTEENDRYSHPYASADEIVEQKY; encoded by the coding sequence GTGGAAATTTATTATTTTTCAGGTACTGGCAATTCACTGTACGTGGCAAGAGAATTACAAAAACGTATTCCAGATATAAGTTTAATACCTTTGATAAGTCTTCTTAACAAAGATAATATTCAAACCAATTTCGAAAGTATAGGTTTCGTATTTCCAATACACCTCACGATGGCTCCATGGGTTGTACTGAAATTTCTTGATAATCTAAACTTACAGGGTGCTGAATATATTTTTGCCATCGCTACACGAGCAGGTACTCAGCATAGAGCATTTAAAGACTTGGAAAATATATTAAAAAGAAAGGGCAAAATTTTAGATTCTTATTTTACTTTAAACATGGCCAGTAATGATCCAAAACGTGAAAACTGGCATGCTGCAACTGAAAAAGAAATATCTGCTCTAGAAAATGAAGTTCAAAATAATCTGGATTATATACAGAAAATTGTTTTGAATAAAGAAAAGAGTCAGGAAGAAGACAATAGTTACACAGATCCAGTTCCTGCATTTTCACTTCTTTCATGGATTTTTCCGCACGTTAATAGATTATACAGTGCCGATTTTTATTCAGATTCAAATTGTGTAGGTTGTGGAACATGTGAAAAGGTTTGTTTGTCTGGTAAAATAAAGATGGATAATGGAAAACCGGTGTGGCAGAAAGATGTTCACTGCTTTTTATGTAATGCCTGTTTAAATTACTGTCCCAACCAAGCAGTACAGATAAAGTCTTCAAGCTTTTATAAAATATACACTGAAGAAAATGACAGGTATTCTCATCCTTATGCATCTGCTGACGAGATTGTTGAACAAAAATATTAA
- the mraW gene encoding 16S rRNA (cytosine(1402)-N(4))-methyltransferase, whose product MNKDRFHSKTMAKTYDKMCNLLVPGYDFMQDTLINILKFENMAKIVLLDLGAGSGILIEKVLKEFPDSVCYYLDFSDDFISVAEEKLEKYENRVIFIKSDFCSNWESKIKEKPNVITSMSAIHHLSNMNKKQLYSNCYNILKEDGWFFNIDEMKTIHRDAYEKSLYYWIYHVENQKNLISNDEMDFYFKWMDQYENWKTRNVDNIHLPKKEGDDLHESFLLQLNWLKEIGFKETDVFSKHFLWCLIGGKKPATTSNNTI is encoded by the coding sequence ATGAACAAAGATCGTTTTCATTCGAAAACTATGGCAAAAACGTACGACAAGATGTGTAACTTACTTGTACCAGGATATGATTTCATGCAGGATACACTAATAAATATCCTAAAATTTGAAAACATGGCCAAAATTGTTCTTTTAGATTTAGGTGCCGGAAGTGGTATTTTAATTGAAAAAGTATTAAAAGAATTTCCTGATTCAGTCTGCTATTATTTAGATTTTTCTGATGATTTTATATCTGTCGCAGAGGAAAAATTGGAGAAATATGAGAATAGAGTGATCTTCATCAAGTCTGATTTTTGCAGTAACTGGGAATCAAAGATTAAAGAAAAGCCCAACGTGATTACATCCATGTCTGCAATCCATCACCTCTCTAACATGAATAAAAAGCAGTTGTACTCAAATTGCTATAATATCCTAAAAGAAGATGGTTGGTTCTTCAATATCGACGAAATGAAAACCATACACAGAGATGCCTACGAGAAAAGTCTATATTACTGGATTTATCATGTTGAAAATCAAAAAAATCTAATTTCAAATGATGAAATGGATTTTTATTTTAAATGGATGGATCAATACGAGAATTGGAAAACCCGAAATGTGGATAATATCCATTTACCTAAAAAGGAAGGTGATGACCTGCATGAATCATTTTTATTGCAATTAAACTGGCTTAAAGAAATTGGTTTTAAAGAAACTGATGTATTTTCAAAACATTTCTTGTGGTGCCTGATAGGTGGAAAAAAACCTGCAACAACGTCTAATAACACCATATAG
- a CDS encoding GNAT family N-acetyltransferase, with amino-acid sequence MSIKTLVKDHFSNSPISEHLEYFFPHNHENNISKPIFTDNKLNIRRFALKDLDECSVLFKQVFSSSPWYDEWVSLDQTKTYLNELVKNPVFDGFVICEASKVVGTCLGHSRSWWMGKEFFIDEFFVANDRQGEGMGTKLLDCVSEYLNKEGYTRLTLLTNKKIPAEKFYLKNGFYNNPQRTIMIRDL; translated from the coding sequence ATGTCTATAAAAACATTAGTTAAAGATCATTTTTCAAACAGTCCTATTTCAGAGCATTTAGAATATTTTTTTCCACATAATCATGAAAATAATATTTCAAAACCAATTTTCACTGATAACAAATTGAATATCCGCAGATTTGCATTAAAAGACCTGGATGAATGTTCTGTTCTGTTTAAACAGGTCTTTTCATCAAGCCCATGGTATGATGAATGGGTTTCTCTAGATCAAACAAAAACATATTTAAATGAACTAGTTAAAAATCCTGTTTTTGACGGATTTGTGATATGTGAAGCTTCTAAAGTTGTTGGAACATGTTTGGGACACAGCAGATCATGGTGGATGGGGAAAGAATTCTTTATTGACGAATTTTTCGTTGCTAATGATAGGCAAGGAGAAGGGATGGGAACTAAACTTCTCGATTGTGTGAGTGAATATCTCAATAAGGAAGGTTATACTCGTTTAACATTATTAACTAATAAAAAAATTCCAGCTGAAAAATTTTATCTAAAAAATGGCTTTTATAATAATCCCCAAAGGACCATAATGATAAGGGATCTTTAA
- a CDS encoding MBL fold metallo-hydrolase: MSQEIKTIKLEMFAGLASVNCYLVRTGNEFVLIDTGTSKTRSKLEKNLQEAGCKPENLNLILITHGDSDHIGNCAYLQDKYGAKIAMHQKDSGMAEHGDMLWNRKSNIISRIIMPFMGLNKSERFTPDFFVVDGYNLTEYGFDARIIHIPGHSSGSIGILTKEGDLFCGDLFSNTKKPAINSIMPDEKAANDSIEKLRKFNINNVYPGHGNPFLWNLFT; the protein is encoded by the coding sequence ATGTCCCAAGAAATTAAAACCATTAAATTGGAAATGTTTGCTGGTTTAGCAAGTGTAAATTGTTACCTTGTCAGAACAGGCAACGAATTTGTTTTAATTGATACTGGAACTTCAAAAACTCGCAGCAAACTTGAAAAAAATCTGCAAGAAGCGGGTTGTAAACCAGAAAATCTTAATTTAATCCTGATAACTCATGGTGATTCAGATCATATTGGAAATTGCGCATATCTCCAGGATAAATACGGTGCCAAAATAGCCATGCACCAGAAAGATTCTGGAATGGCAGAACATGGAGACATGCTATGGAACAGAAAAAGCAATATTATTTCCAGGATAATAATGCCTTTCATGGGTTTAAATAAATCAGAAAGGTTTACACCAGATTTTTTTGTTGTTGATGGTTATAATTTAACGGAATATGGGTTTGACGCCAGAATTATCCACATTCCAGGCCACTCGTCAGGATCTATTGGTATACTAACCAAAGAGGGGGATCTTTTCTGTGGAGACCTATTCAGCAACACCAAAAAACCAGCTATAAATTCTATCATGCCTGATGAAAAAGCTGCAAATGATAGTATTGAAAAGCTGAGGAAGTTTAATATAAATAATGTTTACCCGGGCCATGGGAATCCGTTCCTGTGGAATCTTTTTACCTAG
- a CDS encoding flavodoxin produces the protein MKIGIIVFSQTENSYSVALKLKDKLVESGHEVEVERVVPVGDVPPRAKVVEFQNEPEVSGYDAIVFGSPVHAFTLAPAMNAYLEQISSLQDKKIACFVTKGLPFNWTGGNKAIGIMKKICESKGGTVVGTDIVIWRGDVDKKIEDLIRKFSVLF, from the coding sequence ATGAAAATTGGAATTATCGTTTTTTCCCAAACAGAAAATAGCTATTCTGTGGCTTTAAAGCTTAAGGATAAGCTTGTAGAAAGTGGACATGAAGTGGAAGTTGAAAGGGTTGTACCAGTTGGTGATGTACCTCCACGGGCAAAAGTTGTAGAGTTCCAAAATGAGCCTGAGGTTTCTGGATATGATGCTATTGTTTTTGGTTCACCAGTTCATGCATTTACCCTTGCACCAGCTATGAATGCATATTTGGAGCAAATTTCATCTTTGCAAGATAAAAAAATTGCGTGTTTTGTTACTAAGGGTTTACCTTTTAACTGGACTGGAGGAAACAAAGCCATTGGTATTATGAAAAAAATCTGTGAGTCTAAGGGCGGAACTGTTGTAGGAACAGATATTGTGATCTGGAGAGGCGATGTTGATAAAAAGATTGAAGACTTGATTCGAAAGTTCAGTGTATTATTCTGA
- a CDS encoding daunorubicin ABC transporter permease yields the protein MSEFRGISALWRRELKRFVRDRARLISSIFSPVLWLVIFGGGLGLSLSKSGFNYTQFLLPGIIAQTLLFTAIFLGISVIWDRQFGFMKEILVAPISRVSIFVGKMFGVGSAALIQGLIVIVLGIIIGVPLTLYSISLALPLMILITVGLTCIGLIIASLITSLESFGTIVTFVNMPMFFLSGALFPINNLPSWIKWAFYINPLTYGVDALRGVMINGWQTIMPIHIDLLIICSFDVVMIIIGTYLFSKRQ from the coding sequence ATAAGCGAATTTAGAGGTATTAGTGCTTTATGGCGGCGTGAACTTAAACGTTTTGTTCGTGACCGTGCACGGTTAATTAGTTCAATTTTCTCACCAGTATTATGGCTCGTAATTTTTGGTGGGGGGTTAGGTCTTTCCCTTTCAAAGTCTGGTTTTAATTATACGCAATTTCTTTTACCGGGTATTATTGCCCAAACACTTCTTTTTACAGCTATATTTCTGGGTATATCTGTGATATGGGATCGGCAGTTTGGTTTTATGAAGGAAATTTTGGTGGCACCAATTAGTAGGGTTTCTATTTTCGTAGGAAAGATGTTTGGGGTAGGTTCTGCTGCTCTTATACAAGGATTAATCGTGATTGTGTTGGGAATTATTATAGGTGTCCCTTTAACGTTGTATTCAATAAGTTTAGCACTTCCTTTAATGATATTAATTACAGTAGGTTTGACTTGTATTGGATTGATAATTGCTAGTCTCATAACTAGTTTGGAAAGTTTTGGAACTATTGTGACATTTGTAAATATGCCAATGTTTTTTTTAAGTGGTGCGCTATTCCCAATCAACAATTTACCTTCATGGATAAAATGGGCCTTTTATATCAACCCCCTGACTTATGGGGTGGATGCTCTTCGGGGGGTTATGATAAATGGATGGCAAACTATAATGCCAATTCATATTGATCTATTGATTATATGTTCTTTTGACGTGGTGATGATTATTATTGGAACGTATCTATTCAGTAAAAGACAATAA
- a CDS encoding hydrolase encodes MKINDEVYVFDSTKNWSCAYLILGEEKILVDTGLPGQGKGIIKELNSLNIKAKEIKHILITHHDLDHIGNLVFLEKETGAHVWASKEDIPYIYGDKSRPGLKKIISFFMRVKKPENITSFPENQKINDVEVIPTPGHTPGHVCLIYKNVLFAGDLIRNSKGQLKPMESHMNWNETILEESIEKIADYDFEWICLAHGEPIKRVDAVGKLSK; translated from the coding sequence TTGAAAATAAATGATGAAGTATATGTTTTTGATTCAACAAAAAACTGGAGCTGTGCTTATCTAATATTGGGTGAAGAAAAAATTTTGGTTGACACCGGACTTCCCGGGCAGGGAAAAGGTATTATAAAAGAATTAAATTCTCTGAACATTAAAGCTAAAGAGATTAAACATATTTTAATTACTCATCATGATTTAGATCATATTGGAAACCTTGTTTTTCTTGAAAAAGAGACGGGGGCTCATGTATGGGCATCAAAAGAAGATATTCCCTATATTTATGGTGATAAAAGCCGCCCTGGACTTAAAAAAATCATATCCTTCTTTATGAGAGTAAAAAAACCAGAAAATATAACATCTTTTCCGGAAAATCAAAAAATTAACGATGTTGAGGTGATTCCAACTCCAGGACATACTCCGGGGCACGTTTGTCTAATTTATAAAAATGTTTTGTTTGCAGGAGATCTTATCAGGAATTCCAAAGGACAGTTAAAACCCATGGAATCCCATATGAATTGGAATGAAACTATTTTAGAAGAATCTATTGAAAAAATTGCTGATTATGATTTTGAATGGATATGCCTTGCGCATGGTGAACCCATTAAACGTGTTGATGCAGTTGGAAAATTATCTAAGTAA